A genomic stretch from Gopherus flavomarginatus isolate rGopFla2 chromosome 3, rGopFla2.mat.asm, whole genome shotgun sequence includes:
- the RPS3A gene encoding 40S ribosomal protein S3a, which yields MAVGKNKRLTKGGKKGAKKKVVDPFSKKDWYDVKAPAMFNIRNIGKTLVTRTQGTKIASDGLKGRVFEVSLADLQNDEVAFRKFKLITEDVQGKNCLTNFHGMDLTRDKMCSMVKKWQTMIEAHVDVKTTDGYLLRLFCVGFTKKRNNQIRKTSYAQHQQVRQIRKKMMEIMTREVQTNDLKEVVNKLIPDSIGKDIEKACQSIYPLHDVYVRKVKMLKKPKFELGKLMELHGEGGGTGKPSGDEAGAKVERADGYEPPVQESV from the exons ATGGCGGTTGGCAAGAACAAGCGCCTCACCAAGGGCGGCAAGAAAGGcgcaaagaaaaaagt GGTCGAtcccttctcaaagaaggattGGTACGATGTCAAGGCACCTGCAATGTTTAATATCCGAAACATTGGGAAGACACTCGTCACCAGGACCCAAGGAACCA AAATTGCTTCTGATGGACTTAAGGGCCGTGTGTTTGAAGTGAGTCTTGCTGATCTGCAGAATGATGAAGTCGCCTTCCGTAAATTCAAACTGATTACAGAGGATGTTCAGGGCAAAAACTGTCTGACCAATTTCCATGGAATGGACCTCACCCGTGACAAGATGTGCTCCATGGTCAAAAAATGGCAG ACAATGATTGAAGCCCATGTTGATGTCAAAACTACCGATGGCTATCTACTGCGCCTCTTTTGTGTGGGTTTTACCAAGAAGCGCAATAATCAGATTCGCAAGACCTCATATGCCCAGCATCAGCAGGTCCGCCAAATTCGCAAGAAGATGATGGAAATCATGACACGGGAGGTGCAGACTAATGACCTGAAAGAAGTTGTCAATAAGCT gatcCCAGACAGCATTGGCAAAGACATAGAAAAAGCCTGTCAGTCCATCTACCCTCTTCATGATGTGTATGTCCGCAAAGTGAAGATGCTTAAGAAGCCCAAGTTTGAAT tgggcAAGCTGATGGAACTGCATGGTGAAGGTGGTGGCACTGGAAAACCTTCGGGGGATGAGGCAGGCGCTAAAGTAGAGCGAGCCGATGGATATGAGCCCCCTGTGCAAGAGTCTGTCTAG